Proteins co-encoded in one Chloroflexota bacterium genomic window:
- a CDS encoding phosphoribosylanthranilate isomerase: MLVKICALLQPDDAAAAAAAGADMLGVIFAPSWRRRTVAEARRIFDAAPAGPERVGVFVDAPLAEVEEIADACQLDRIQLGGSEDPDYCAALGSRAVKTLRLPRDEAIVADFDVKLFHFDTAHDTRAGGTGESWDYASARSLGRKHPVLLAGGLTPDNVATAIAAARPLGVDVASGVETDRAKDPDKIEAFVQRAREAFAALEIAA, encoded by the coding sequence GTGCTGGTCAAGATTTGCGCGCTGCTGCAACCCGACGACGCGGCCGCCGCGGCGGCCGCGGGGGCCGACATGTTGGGCGTGATTTTCGCTCCCTCCTGGCGCCGGCGGACCGTGGCGGAGGCGCGGCGCATCTTCGACGCAGCGCCGGCCGGGCCTGAGCGCGTGGGCGTATTCGTCGATGCACCGTTGGCGGAGGTCGAGGAGATCGCCGACGCGTGCCAGCTAGACCGAATCCAGCTTGGCGGCAGTGAAGACCCGGACTATTGCGCCGCGCTGGGATCGCGTGCGGTCAAGACCCTGCGGCTGCCGCGCGACGAGGCCATCGTGGCCGACTTTGACGTGAAGCTCTTCCACTTCGACACCGCCCACGACACGCGAGCCGGAGGTACGGGCGAGTCGTGGGACTACGCCTCGGCACGATCCCTGGGCCGGAAGCATCCTGTGCTTCTTGCCGGAGGCCTGACGCCGGACAACGTGGCGACGGCCATCGCCGCCGCCCGGCCGTTGGGCGTGGACGTCGCCAGCGGCGTCGAGACCGATCGCGCCAAGGATCCGGACAAGATCGAAGCATTCGTTCAGCGCGCGCGCGAAGCCTTCGCGGCGCTGGAAATCGCCGCCTAG
- a CDS encoding MBL fold metallo-hydrolase — MASEPAVRLRWLGHACFLLRSPAGVHVLIDPLNDALGYPVPALPDVDLVLLSHEHADHANVELAPGRPKVVRGASADLWHAGEVQLGDVTATVIAGAYHDQEQGAARGRTALLSVSAGGVRLLHLGDLGHVLDANLIAQTKSHDVVCVPVGGHFTLDGAGAAEVVDQIAPRVAIPMHCRPSGREFPFPIATLEDSGFLAGRAVRRVASSELDLAPDCLSDALEITVLAPPALPERA, encoded by the coding sequence GTGGCGTCTGAGCCGGCGGTCCGCTTGCGGTGGTTGGGTCACGCGTGCTTTCTGCTGCGCAGCCCGGCCGGCGTCCACGTCCTGATCGATCCGCTCAACGACGCCCTGGGCTATCCCGTTCCGGCGCTGCCGGACGTTGACCTGGTGCTGCTCAGCCATGAGCACGCCGATCACGCCAACGTGGAGCTGGCGCCCGGACGGCCCAAAGTCGTCCGAGGGGCGAGCGCCGACCTGTGGCATGCGGGCGAGGTTCAGCTCGGGGACGTGACGGCGACGGTAATTGCCGGCGCCTATCACGACCAGGAGCAGGGGGCCGCGCGCGGTCGAACGGCGCTGCTCTCGGTCTCAGCGGGCGGAGTCCGACTCCTGCATCTCGGGGATCTCGGGCATGTCCTGGATGCCAATCTCATCGCGCAAACCAAGAGCCACGACGTGGTCTGCGTTCCCGTCGGCGGACACTTCACGCTGGACGGCGCCGGGGCGGCTGAGGTCGTCGACCAGATCGCCCCGCGGGTCGCCATTCCCATGCACTGTCGCCCGTCGGGCCGCGAGTTCCCGTTTCCGATCGCCACGCTGGAGGACAGCGGCTTCCTGGCCGGCCGCGCCGTGCGGCGGGTGGCCTCGTCCGAGCTCGATCTCGCGCCGGACTGCCTGTCCGATGCCCTCGAAATTACGGTCCTGGCGCCGCCGGCTCTTCCAGAGCGCGCGTGA
- the trpC gene encoding indole-3-glycerol phosphate synthase TrpC: MTILDEIVEHKRREVAQAASDLPFAEMRRRGETPRPRRSLWHALDVDAVVVIAEIKRASPTAGVFAEDLDPAAQAVKYADSGAAAISVLTDQAYFRGSLRDLEQARDACELPVIRKEFIVDAYQIYESAAANADAVLLIVGLTPEQDLDEDLALVHELGMEALVEAHVEEEVEQALVAGARIVGINNRDLRSFKTDLAVTERLCAMIPDDITIVSESGVRTPADVRRLADSGVSAVLVGESIVTAPDASRQLRELVAAGAAA, translated from the coding sequence ATGACGATTCTGGACGAGATCGTCGAGCACAAGCGCCGCGAGGTTGCGCAAGCGGCCTCGGACTTGCCATTTGCCGAAATGCGGCGCCGCGGCGAGACTCCGCGCCCACGACGCTCGCTGTGGCATGCCCTGGACGTCGACGCGGTCGTCGTGATCGCCGAGATCAAGCGCGCGTCGCCGACGGCCGGAGTGTTCGCGGAGGACTTGGACCCGGCGGCCCAGGCCGTGAAATACGCGGACAGCGGGGCAGCCGCCATCTCGGTGCTCACCGACCAGGCGTACTTTCGCGGATCGCTGCGCGACCTCGAGCAGGCCCGCGACGCCTGCGAGCTGCCGGTGATCCGCAAGGAGTTCATCGTCGACGCGTACCAGATCTACGAGTCGGCAGCGGCCAACGCCGACGCCGTGCTCCTCATCGTCGGCCTGACGCCCGAGCAGGACTTGGACGAAGACCTGGCGCTGGTGCATGAGCTTGGGATGGAAGCGCTGGTCGAGGCGCACGTGGAAGAGGAAGTGGAGCAGGCCCTGGTTGCCGGCGCCCGCATCGTGGGCATCAACAATCGGGACTTGCGTTCGTTCAAGACTGATCTCGCCGTCACCGAGCGCCTTTGCGCCATGATTCCGGACGACATCACCATCGTGAGCGAGAGCGGCGTGCGAACCCCGGCCGACGTGCGGCGGCTGGCCGACAGCGGCGTGAGCGCCGTACTCGTCGGCGAGTCGATCGTGACGGCGCCCGACGCGAGCCGCCAGCTCCGGGAGCTGGTGGCTGCCGGAGCGGCGGCATAA
- the dnaX gene encoding DNA polymerase III subunit gamma/tau, producing the protein MTDSATPAFQALYNRYRPQRFGELVGQSHVVRILQNALAHNRLSHAYLFSGERGTGKTTAARLLAKAVNCREGVQPEPCAACDHCRDIAAGTFVDLLEMDAASHSSVDDVRLLREQTQFAPAGGRYKVYIIDEIHQLSASAKDALLKTLEEPPTRTLFVLATTEPHRVPLTIRSRCQHLTFRRIGSVELIDQLRSVAAAEGTTVDELALAVLARSAGGSLRDAISLLDQALAFAQETVTLDDVNGMLGLTGRAAVLALVEAIAAGDAAAGLGAIEQAMADGNSPGTLRAQVVDLLRDVLLLSAGAAEAGHVRDDPEIAALARRISIGQVVQALEVFAEPEPPSREVGDPILDLELAFARAVLRVHGDAVATAQPPPAPARPASPPKEAQAAVTPTAAVSSDELTVETIKARASDWIGAVREASRMLAPYVEQGEVLALTGEVVTIGYRSQLLLDQVDRPQARQLMSEALTRTFGAPLRVRNRLEREASAPRPTSPRSPASSDPVVRVAIRDYGAQPIDVERTEGA; encoded by the coding sequence ATGACCGATTCGGCGACGCCCGCCTTTCAAGCGCTCTACAACCGCTATCGGCCGCAGCGGTTCGGCGAGCTTGTGGGGCAGTCGCACGTCGTGCGAATCCTGCAAAACGCGCTGGCGCACAACCGGCTGAGCCACGCCTATCTGTTTTCGGGCGAGCGCGGCACCGGCAAGACCACGGCCGCGCGCCTGCTGGCGAAGGCGGTCAATTGTCGCGAAGGCGTGCAGCCCGAGCCCTGCGCCGCCTGCGACCACTGCCGCGACATCGCCGCCGGCACGTTCGTCGATCTGCTGGAGATGGACGCGGCGTCGCACAGCAGCGTCGACGACGTGCGGTTGCTGCGCGAGCAGACGCAGTTCGCGCCCGCCGGGGGGCGCTACAAGGTCTACATCATCGACGAGATCCACCAGCTGTCGGCCTCGGCGAAAGACGCCTTGCTGAAGACGCTGGAAGAACCGCCGACGCGCACGCTGTTCGTGCTGGCGACCACCGAGCCGCATCGAGTTCCCCTCACCATTCGTTCGCGCTGCCAGCACTTGACGTTTCGCCGCATCGGCTCCGTGGAGCTCATCGATCAGCTCCGCAGCGTGGCCGCCGCCGAGGGAACGACGGTCGACGAGTTGGCGCTCGCGGTTCTGGCCCGCAGCGCCGGCGGCAGCTTGCGCGACGCGATCTCGCTGCTCGACCAGGCGCTGGCCTTTGCCCAGGAGACCGTGACGCTGGACGACGTGAACGGCATGCTCGGGCTCACCGGTCGGGCGGCGGTGCTGGCGCTGGTGGAGGCCATTGCCGCGGGTGATGCGGCGGCGGGCCTCGGCGCCATCGAGCAGGCCATGGCCGACGGCAACAGCCCGGGCACGCTGCGGGCGCAGGTCGTCGATCTGCTGCGCGACGTGCTCCTGCTCAGCGCGGGCGCGGCCGAGGCCGGCCACGTGCGCGACGATCCGGAAATCGCGGCGCTCGCCCGCCGCATCTCCATCGGCCAGGTGGTCCAGGCGCTCGAGGTCTTCGCGGAGCCCGAGCCGCCCTCGCGAGAGGTCGGCGATCCCATCCTCGATCTCGAGCTGGCGTTTGCTCGCGCCGTCCTGCGGGTGCACGGCGACGCCGTGGCGACCGCCCAGCCGCCGCCCGCGCCGGCTCGACCTGCGTCGCCGCCCAAGGAGGCCCAGGCCGCGGTTACCCCCACGGCTGCCGTTAGCTCGGACGAGCTGACGGTCGAGACCATCAAGGCGCGCGCGTCGGACTGGATTGGAGCCGTGCGCGAGGCCTCGCGCATGCTGGCGCCATATGTCGAGCAGGGCGAGGTGCTGGCCCTGACGGGTGAGGTGGTCACCATCGGCTACCGGAGCCAGCTGCTCTTGGACCAGGTGGATCGGCCGCAGGCCCGGCAGCTGATGTCCGAGGCGCTCACGCGGACCTTCGGCGCGCCGCTGCGCGTGCGCAATCGTCTCGAGCGTGAAGCCTCCGCTCCGCGACCGACATCCCCCAGGTCGCCGGCCAGCAGCGATCCGGTCGTCCGGGTCGCGATAAGGGACTATGGGGCTCAGCCGATTGACGTCGAGCGCACCGAAGGAGCCTAG
- the trpD gene encoding anthranilate phosphoribosyltransferase → MIVGAIQTVVEGRSLARDTAREVMESILTGQVTPAQFGALVTALRLKGESADEIAGFLESMRTHATRVDLGDLAAVDACGTGGRGVSWFNVTTTAALVAAGAGAKVAKHGNRSFTRKSGSADAFEALGVQLAVPPAVVAQCVREAGIGFMFAQAFHPSMKFAAPLRREIGIRTMFNVLGPLTNPAGVRRQLLGTASPALAATMADALQKMGAVRVLVVAGHGGMDEITLDGPTQVTELRDGTVTSYTVGAEDLGLAAGEAASVAGGTPDENAVTIRGILDGADRGPRRDLAVANAAGVLLAAGVADSWRDGVERASAAIDGGAAAASLERMIAITNSASGS, encoded by the coding sequence ATGATCGTCGGCGCGATTCAGACCGTGGTCGAGGGGCGTTCGCTGGCGCGCGACACGGCGCGCGAGGTAATGGAATCCATCCTCACCGGACAGGTCACACCCGCCCAGTTCGGCGCACTGGTCACGGCCTTGCGCCTCAAGGGCGAGTCGGCGGATGAGATCGCCGGCTTCTTGGAGAGCATGCGAACCCATGCCACGCGGGTGGACCTGGGCGACCTGGCCGCCGTGGACGCCTGCGGCACCGGCGGCCGCGGGGTCAGCTGGTTCAACGTGACGACCACCGCCGCGCTGGTTGCCGCCGGCGCGGGGGCGAAAGTCGCCAAGCATGGCAACCGGTCGTTCACTCGCAAGAGCGGCAGCGCCGACGCATTCGAAGCCCTCGGCGTGCAGCTGGCGGTTCCTCCGGCGGTTGTGGCCCAATGCGTGCGCGAAGCCGGGATCGGGTTCATGTTCGCCCAGGCCTTTCACCCCAGCATGAAGTTCGCGGCGCCGCTGCGCCGCGAGATCGGCATCCGCACGATGTTCAACGTGCTGGGCCCATTGACGAATCCCGCCGGCGTGCGACGACAGCTCCTGGGCACGGCCAGTCCCGCGTTGGCGGCGACTATGGCGGACGCGCTGCAGAAAATGGGCGCCGTCCGCGTGCTGGTAGTCGCCGGCCATGGGGGCATGGACGAAATCACGCTCGATGGCCCCACCCAGGTGACCGAACTACGCGATGGCACAGTTACGTCGTACACCGTCGGCGCCGAGGATCTGGGCTTGGCGGCCGGTGAAGCGGCAAGCGTGGCCGGCGGCACGCCCGACGAAAACGCCGTAACCATCCGCGGCATCCTCGACGGCGCCGACCGCGGGCCGCGTCGCGACCTGGCGGTCGCCAACGCGGCCGGCGTGTTGCTGGCCGCCGGGGTTGCCGATTCGTGGCGCGACGGCGTGGAACGCGCGTCCGCCGCCATCGACGGCGGCGCGGCGGCGGCGAGCCTGGAACGCATGATCGCCATCACGAACAGCGCGTCCGGCAGCTAG
- the trpE gene encoding anthranilate synthase component I has product MGMTQLVDARTDQRAWALDQLAHGRAVPIFDEIPGDLDTPVSVFLKLRTGDPAFLLESVEGGEQVARYSFVGARPARSLSFRDGEATFIDAGGKARTETYTDPLDLVAQLLHAADVTPNPELPRFQGGAVGYLAYDAAANFERLPIPATDPLGVPDGMFMLCEELVIFDHVRDVMRLVTVARPHPDPTAGYAAARDRLAELAERIAGPTPIPPLSAASPVNGRVDLSMSKGEFMRAVERAKEYISAGDIIQTVPSLRLSRKLSVDPIEVYRALRRINPSPYMFYLDFGDMQLAGASPEMMVRYEDGQVRTRPIAGTRPRGEDPEADAELARELIADPKERAEHVMLVDLGRNDVGRVSEAGSVDVDNFMSIERYSHVMHIVSDVTGTLEPGRTGLDALRACFPAGTLSGAPKIRAMEIIAELENLRRGPYGGAVGYVSYSGDLDTAITIRTMVVRDGMAHVQAGAGIVADSVPELEYHECLNKARALLRAIEIAEEAGHAARTR; this is encoded by the coding sequence ACGAAATCCCCGGCGACCTGGACACACCGGTCTCGGTGTTCCTCAAGCTGCGAACCGGCGACCCCGCCTTCCTCCTCGAAAGCGTGGAAGGCGGCGAGCAGGTGGCGCGCTACTCGTTCGTCGGCGCGCGGCCGGCGCGGAGCCTCAGCTTCCGCGACGGCGAGGCGACCTTCATCGACGCCGGCGGCAAGGCGCGCACCGAGACCTACACCGATCCGCTCGACCTGGTGGCGCAGTTGTTGCACGCGGCCGATGTCACGCCCAATCCAGAGTTGCCCCGCTTTCAAGGCGGCGCGGTCGGCTACCTGGCCTACGACGCCGCGGCCAACTTCGAGCGCCTGCCCATACCTGCAACCGACCCGCTGGGCGTGCCCGACGGCATGTTCATGCTGTGCGAGGAGCTGGTGATCTTCGATCACGTCCGCGACGTGATGCGGCTGGTCACGGTCGCGCGTCCGCATCCCGACCCAACTGCTGGGTATGCCGCGGCGCGGGACCGGCTTGCAGAGCTGGCCGAACGCATCGCCGGCCCCACGCCGATCCCGCCGTTGAGCGCCGCGTCGCCGGTCAACGGCCGCGTCGACCTGAGCATGTCCAAGGGCGAGTTCATGCGGGCCGTCGAGCGGGCGAAGGAATACATCTCCGCGGGGGACATCATCCAGACGGTGCCGTCGCTGCGCCTCAGCCGAAAGCTCAGCGTGGACCCCATCGAGGTCTACCGCGCCCTGCGGCGCATCAACCCGTCGCCGTACATGTTCTACCTGGACTTCGGCGACATGCAGCTCGCGGGGGCGTCGCCCGAGATGATGGTGCGCTACGAGGACGGCCAGGTGCGCACACGTCCCATCGCGGGAACTCGACCCCGAGGCGAGGATCCGGAGGCCGACGCGGAGTTGGCGCGCGAGCTCATCGCGGACCCGAAGGAGCGCGCCGAGCACGTGATGCTTGTCGACTTGGGCCGCAACGACGTCGGGCGCGTGTCAGAGGCGGGCTCGGTTGATGTCGACAACTTCATGAGCATCGAGCGCTACTCGCACGTCATGCACATCGTGAGCGACGTGACCGGCACGCTCGAACCCGGACGCACGGGACTGGACGCATTGCGCGCCTGTTTCCCGGCCGGAACGCTCTCCGGCGCGCCCAAGATCCGGGCCATGGAGATCATTGCCGAGTTGGAGAACCTGCGGCGCGGTCCCTACGGCGGCGCCGTGGGATACGTGAGCTACTCGGGAGACCTGGACACGGCCATCACCATTCGAACCATGGTCGTCCGCGATGGCATGGCGCATGTGCAGGCCGGCGCCGGAATCGTGGCGGACTCCGTGCCGGAGCTCGAGTACCACGAGTGCCTCAACAAGGCGCGGGCGTTGCTGCGGGCGATCGAGATCGCCGAGGAGGCTGGCCATGCTGCTCGTACTCGATAA
- a CDS encoding alpha/beta fold hydrolase — protein sequence MPLIAAVLGGVALLWAAVTAHTAWRLTHPPRGWRPQDWQPSDLPLQATTIQAEDGVRVRVWVAPHADAPATVICVHGWGTNHTEMEWRAGRLHRAGYSVVLFDFRACGESGGRMCSAGVHEMRDLRAVVDLAANDPSLDGAPIVILANSMGAAVAITVAASEPRIRAIASDAAYASLESATAWGFRTFTGLPPWPFKRSVTWLVERITGARMRDLAVIESIGSLSPRPVLLAHGTDDPLVSPHDAEALFARAGEPKELWRVADAGHVVAEFVEPEVYDERVTGLFTRALEEPAAPGP from the coding sequence ATGCCGCTGATCGCAGCCGTCCTGGGCGGGGTGGCGCTGCTCTGGGCCGCGGTGACCGCCCACACCGCCTGGCGCTTGACCCACCCCCCGCGCGGCTGGCGCCCGCAAGACTGGCAGCCGTCCGACCTCCCGCTCCAGGCCACGACGATCCAGGCCGAGGACGGCGTGCGCGTCCGTGTCTGGGTGGCGCCGCACGCCGACGCTCCGGCGACTGTGATCTGCGTGCACGGCTGGGGCACCAACCACACCGAAATGGAGTGGCGGGCCGGTCGACTGCACCGCGCCGGCTACTCGGTGGTGCTGTTCGACTTTCGCGCCTGCGGCGAGTCCGGGGGCCGCATGTGCAGCGCCGGCGTGCACGAAATGCGCGACCTGCGGGCCGTGGTGGACCTGGCGGCCAACGACCCTTCGCTAGACGGCGCCCCCATCGTCATTCTCGCGAACTCCATGGGTGCGGCGGTGGCGATCACCGTGGCCGCGAGCGAGCCGAGAATCCGAGCCATCGCCAGCGACGCGGCCTATGCCTCATTGGAGAGCGCCACCGCCTGGGGTTTCCGAACCTTCACCGGACTGCCGCCATGGCCGTTCAAGCGCAGCGTGACGTGGCTCGTAGAGCGCATAACCGGGGCGCGGATGCGTGACCTGGCCGTGATCGAGTCGATTGGCAGTCTGAGTCCCCGGCCGGTGCTGCTCGCGCATGGCACCGACGACCCGCTGGTTTCTCCCCACGACGCGGAGGCTCTCTTTGCGCGCGCGGGCGAGCCCAAGGAGCTCTGGCGCGTGGCCGACGCGGGCCACGTCGTGGCGGAATTCGTCGAACCCGAGGTCTACGACGAGCGCGTCACCGGCCTGTTCACGCGCGCTCTGGAAGAGCCGGCGGCGCCAGGACCGTAA
- the recR gene encoding recombination mediator RecR: MPDPIPRPITRLIEEFGRLPTIGPKTAQRLAFFLLRAPAAQVAALGAAVTGLREHVVSCTRCGNYADQDPCSICCDPARDQQLLCVVEDPLDLLAIERSGGFNGVYHVLHGVIAPLDGVGPDELNLSVLAERVRREGLREVIVATNASIEGDATAAYINGILESDSLVVSRLARGLARGGDIEYVDAATIAMALEGRSRVADDWPSGV; the protein is encoded by the coding sequence GTGCCGGACCCGATCCCACGGCCGATCACGCGCCTGATCGAAGAGTTCGGCCGGCTGCCCACCATCGGGCCGAAGACGGCGCAGCGCCTGGCCTTCTTTCTGCTGCGCGCGCCCGCGGCGCAGGTGGCGGCGCTGGGCGCCGCCGTGACCGGCCTGCGCGAGCACGTGGTCAGCTGCACGCGCTGCGGGAACTATGCCGACCAGGACCCCTGCTCGATCTGCTGCGACCCCGCGCGCGATCAGCAGCTCCTCTGCGTGGTGGAGGACCCTCTGGATCTGCTCGCCATCGAGCGCTCGGGCGGGTTCAACGGCGTGTATCACGTGCTGCACGGGGTAATCGCGCCGCTGGACGGCGTGGGGCCTGACGAGCTCAACCTCTCCGTCCTGGCCGAGCGCGTCCGGCGCGAGGGGCTGCGTGAGGTGATCGTGGCGACGAACGCCAGCATCGAAGGGGACGCCACCGCGGCCTACATCAACGGCATCCTGGAATCGGATTCGCTGGTCGTGAGTCGGCTTGCGCGGGGCCTCGCGCGCGGCGGCGACATCGAGTACGTCGACGCCGCCACCATCGCCATGGCGCTGGAGGGTCGCAGCCGCGTCGCCGACGATTGGCCCAGTGGCGTCTGA
- the trpB gene encoding tryptophan synthase subunit beta translates to MTTAAHASTPDAAGYFGPWGGRYVPETLVPALEELERAFMRLRDNPAFQSELARLLRHYAGRPTPIYEARRLQEALGGAQIWLKREDLAHTGAHKINNALGQALLAVRSGKRRVIAETGAGQHGVATATVCAMFGLECVVYMGEEDVHRQALNVVRMRMLGAEVVPVTSGSQTLKDAINEALRDWVTHVETTFYLFGSATGPHPYPLIVREFQKVIGIEARAQMLEQTGCLPDTVVACVNGGSNAIGIFHPFVDDPVGLVGVEAGGTGPAETAATLEAGSPGILHGAISYLLQDEDGQIAPTHSIAAGLDYPGVGPEHAFLQDTGRATYVSVTDEQALDALQTLARLEGIIPALESAHAMAHAIELAPTLPADASILVNLSGRGDKDMDTVVGALGADG, encoded by the coding sequence ATGACGACCGCCGCGCACGCCTCGACACCCGACGCCGCCGGCTACTTCGGGCCGTGGGGCGGTCGCTACGTGCCGGAGACCCTGGTGCCCGCGCTCGAAGAGCTGGAGCGCGCCTTCATGCGCCTGCGGGACAACCCCGCGTTTCAGTCCGAGCTGGCGCGCCTGCTCCGCCACTACGCCGGTCGGCCCACGCCGATCTACGAAGCGCGCCGGCTCCAAGAAGCGCTGGGCGGCGCACAAATTTGGCTCAAGCGCGAAGATCTGGCGCACACCGGCGCCCACAAGATCAACAACGCGCTGGGACAGGCGCTGTTGGCGGTGCGCAGCGGCAAGCGGCGCGTCATCGCCGAGACCGGCGCCGGCCAGCACGGCGTGGCCACCGCGACGGTGTGCGCCATGTTCGGCCTGGAATGCGTGGTGTACATGGGCGAAGAGGACGTCCACCGCCAGGCGCTCAACGTGGTGCGCATGCGCATGCTCGGGGCGGAGGTGGTGCCGGTGACCTCCGGCAGTCAAACCCTGAAAGACGCCATCAACGAGGCTCTGCGCGACTGGGTCACCCACGTGGAGACGACGTTCTATCTCTTTGGCTCAGCCACGGGGCCCCATCCCTACCCGCTGATCGTTCGGGAGTTTCAGAAAGTCATCGGCATCGAGGCGCGGGCGCAGATGCTCGAGCAGACCGGCTGCCTGCCGGACACGGTCGTCGCCTGCGTCAACGGCGGCAGCAACGCCATTGGCATCTTTCATCCGTTCGTCGACGACCCGGTCGGCCTGGTGGGCGTGGAAGCGGGCGGGACGGGTCCCGCGGAGACCGCCGCCACCCTGGAAGCCGGCAGCCCCGGCATCCTGCACGGGGCGATCAGCTACCTGCTGCAAGACGAGGACGGCCAGATCGCGCCCACGCACAGCATCGCCGCCGGATTGGACTATCCGGGCGTGGGGCCCGAGCATGCCTTTCTCCAGGACACGGGTCGCGCAACCTACGTCTCGGTAACCGACGAACAAGCCCTGGATGCCTTGCAGACCCTGGCGCGCCTGGAGGGCATCATTCCCGCGCTGGAGTCCGCGCACGCCATGGCCCACGCCATCGAGCTGGCGCCGACGCTCCCGGCCGACGCGTCGATCCTGGTCAATCTGTCCGGGCGGGGCGACAAGGACATGGACACCGTGGTCGGCGCGCTAGGGGCTGACGGTTGA
- a CDS encoding YbaB/EbfC family nucleoid-associated protein translates to MKMMRQLQRQMEKAQEELRAATLEVTSGGGAVTIVITGDQHIESIAIDPAAIDPDDPELLGDLVTAAVNEAIDQSQDLAKQKLGGLTGGLGIPGL, encoded by the coding sequence ATGAAGATGATGCGGCAGCTGCAGCGACAGATGGAGAAGGCGCAAGAGGAGTTGCGCGCCGCCACGCTGGAAGTCACGTCCGGCGGCGGCGCGGTGACGATCGTCATCACGGGCGACCAGCACATCGAGTCGATCGCCATCGATCCGGCGGCCATCGACCCGGACGATCCCGAACTGCTTGGGGACCTGGTGACCGCCGCGGTGAACGAGGCTATTGACCAGTCCCAGGACCTTGCCAAGCAAAAGCTGGGCGGCTTGACCGGCGGGCTCGGCATTCCCGGGCTGTAG
- the trpA gene encoding tryptophan synthase subunit alpha yields the protein MSRISTAFSDAAGDGRLVIAPYVALGYPDMPTSVELARAYLDAGADMLELGVPFSDPIADGPTIQRATQRALAEGATLTGCIDAAAAIRAATGAPLVLMGYANPFMQWGYEDLARDLQGAGVDGLIVPDLLPDDNEDLAQACAAHGLDVISLLAPTTPSERICRVAERGSGFLYCVSLTGVTGRREDLQSGLEAFLQRVGESSSLPRAVGFGISTPAHVRALCGQAEAAIMASALIDIFDAAPPAAAVSRAAAQVGAMVDAARCR from the coding sequence TTGAGCCGAATCTCCACGGCGTTTAGCGACGCGGCCGGCGACGGCCGGCTCGTGATCGCCCCATACGTGGCGCTGGGCTATCCCGACATGCCGACCTCGGTGGAGCTGGCCCGGGCCTACCTCGACGCGGGCGCGGACATGCTGGAGCTTGGCGTCCCGTTCAGCGACCCGATCGCCGACGGGCCGACCATCCAGCGCGCGACGCAGCGGGCGCTGGCGGAAGGCGCCACTCTCACCGGCTGCATCGACGCCGCCGCCGCCATTCGAGCCGCGACCGGCGCGCCGCTGGTGCTGATGGGGTATGCCAACCCGTTCATGCAGTGGGGCTACGAGGATTTGGCCCGCGACCTGCAGGGCGCCGGAGTCGACGGTCTGATCGTTCCCGACCTGCTGCCGGACGACAACGAGGACCTGGCGCAGGCCTGCGCCGCCCACGGCCTCGACGTGATTTCGCTGCTGGCGCCGACGACGCCGAGCGAGCGAATCTGCCGCGTGGCCGAGCGCGGAAGCGGCTTCCTCTACTGCGTGAGCCTCACGGGCGTCACCGGCCGGCGCGAAGACCTGCAATCCGGCCTCGAAGCCTTCCTCCAGCGGGTCGGGGAGTCCTCCTCGCTGCCTCGGGCGGTGGGCTTTGGCATCTCCACCCCCGCGCACGTGCGGGCCCTCTGCGGACAGGCGGAAGCGGCGATCATGGCCAGCGCGCTGATCGACATCTTCGACGCCGCGCCGCCCGCGGCGGCGGTGAGCCGGGCGGCCGCCCAGGTCGGCGCCATGGTGGACGCCGCACGATGCCGCTGA
- a CDS encoding aminodeoxychorismate/anthranilate synthase component II — translation MAMLLVLDNYDSFTYNLVQFLSVITDDIEVHRNDALTVADIEAKAPEAIVVSPGPCTPDEAGISVDLIATLGPRIPTLGVCLGHQSVGAAFGGRIVRAPELMHGKTSPIHHHGDELFEGLPDPFTATRYHSLIIEAASLPDVLQVTARTPDGTIMGVRHQTHPIFGVQFHPESILTTVGPDLLRNFVKLAGMRTLS, via the coding sequence CTGGCCATGCTGCTCGTACTCGATAACTACGACTCGTTCACCTACAACCTGGTGCAGTTCCTCAGCGTGATCACGGACGACATCGAGGTCCACCGCAACGACGCGCTGACGGTGGCCGACATCGAGGCGAAAGCCCCCGAGGCGATCGTGGTCTCTCCGGGCCCCTGCACGCCGGACGAGGCCGGCATTTCGGTGGACCTCATCGCCACCCTGGGGCCGCGCATCCCCACGCTCGGGGTGTGCCTGGGCCACCAGTCGGTCGGAGCGGCGTTTGGGGGACGCATCGTGCGGGCGCCGGAGCTGATGCACGGCAAGACCTCGCCCATCCATCACCACGGCGACGAGCTGTTCGAGGGCTTGCCGGACCCGTTCACCGCCACCCGCTACCACTCGCTCATCATCGAGGCGGCGAGCCTGCCGGACGTGCTGCAAGTTACGGCTCGCACTCCGGATGGGACTATCATGGGCGTGCGGCATCAGACCCACCCGATATTCGGCGTGCAGTTTCACCCGGAGTCGATTCTCACGACGGTGGGGCCCGACTTGCTCCGAAACTTCGTCAAGCTGGCCGGCATGCGGACACTCTCATGA